In Panthera leo isolate Ple1 chromosome B3, P.leo_Ple1_pat1.1, whole genome shotgun sequence, a single genomic region encodes these proteins:
- the AEN gene encoding apoptosis-enhancing nuclease, which produces MVPREGPESAQRLCPSLAGLNAKDVLRRKHKTRSRQHQRFMARKALLQVQGLLSTPAGPGSSPLPARPEALPGSKATSSRMQRPRNESGGASCSRKPTPRESTAPWPSKCVAIDCEMVGTGPRGRVSELARCSVVSYHGDVLYDKYIRPEMPIVDYRTRWSGITRQHMRTAIPFQVAQKEILKLLKGKVVVGHALHNDFQALKYVHPRSQTRDTTYVPNLLQRPGLHTRTRVSLKDLALQLLHKKIQAGRHGHSSVEDAVTAMELYRLVEVQWEQQEAGSLPACPEDREPDSGTDTEQYMEDRYWPEDPAQGPSGGAGDAQDRGE; this is translated from the exons ATGGTACCCCGGGAAGGCCCTGAGTCTGCCCAGCGCCTGTGCCCTTCCCTGGCTGGCCTGAATGCCAAGGATGTGCTTCGGAGAAAGCACAAGACGAGGAGCCGACAGCACCAGCGATTCATGGCCCGCAAGGCCTTGCTGCAGGTGCAGGGGCTGCTGAGCACGCCCGCAGGGCCGGGATCCTCCCCACTGCCCGCACGGCCGGAGGCACTGCCGGGCTCCAAAGCCACCAGCAGCAGGATGCAGCGTCCAAGGAATGAATCTGGAGGTGCCTCGTGCAGCCGAAAGCCCACGCCCAGGGAATCCACAGCACCCTGGCCCAGCAAGTGCGTGGCTATCGACTGCGAGATGGTGGGCACGGGGCCCCGCGGGCGGGTGAGTGAGCTGGCCCGCTGCTCTGTGGTGAGTTACCACGGCGACGTCCTCTACGATAAGTACATCCGGCCGGAGATGCCCATCGTGGACTACCGTACTCGCTGGAGTGGCATCACTCGACAGCACATGCGCACAGCCATCCCCTTCCAGGTGGCCCAGAAAGag ATCCTCAAGCTCCTGAAGGGCAAGGTGGTGGTGGGGCACGCGCTACACAACGACTTCCAGGCCCTCAAGTACGTCCACCCTCGCAGCCAGACCCGGGACACCACCTACGTGCCCAACCTGCTCCAGCGGCCTGGCCTCCATACGCGCACCCGGGTCTCTCTGAAGGACTTGGCCCTGCAGCTGCTGCACAAGAAGATCCAG GCTGGCCGGCACGGCCACTCGTCGGTGGAAGACGCCGTGACGGCCATGGAGCTCTACCGGCTGGTCGAGGTGCAGTGGGAGCAGCAGGAGGCCGGCAGCCTCCCCGCCTGCCCGGAGGACCGGGAGCCTGACAGCGGCACAGACACGGAGCAGTACATGGAGGACCGGTACTGGCCGGAGGACCCGGCCCAGGGCCCCAGCGGGGGAGCGGGGGACGCACAGGACAGAGGCGAGTGA